The region GTTGGCGAAGTCGAGCCCGTCGAGCAGCGTGTCGAGGGTGCCGTCCGGGCGCAGTCGGAACAGCCGGCCGGTGCCCGAGTGCTCGAGCAGGTCGCCCAGGTAGTGCTCGAGGTCGTAGCGCCGGGTCGACGCGCTGAAGTAGATCGTCCCGTCGTCGTCGCGGGCGACGTTGCTGGCGAAGTTGAGCGCGACGCCGCCCACCTCGCCCACCAGCACCTCGACGTCGCCCGCGGGGCCGATGCGCAGCAGGCCGCGTCGACTGTCGCAGCACAGGATGCTGCCGTCCGGGCAGGGCTCGAGCCCGAGCGGGCGGCCACCGGTGTCGGCGACCGTCCGCCACTCGCCGGTGACCGGGTCGCCACGGAGCACGCGGCCGTCCGCGACGCCGGTGAGCAGCATGCCGTCGTGGTCGACCACGACGTCCTCGGGTCCGGGCGCGGGGAGCGGCAGCAGTCGCAGCGGCGGCAGCGGCACCTCGCTCGTCGTCCGCTTCGCTCGGGCGGAGGCGGTCGGGGGACTCCAGCGGCGGGGGCGCACCCCCCAGTCCTACCGCTTTTGGCGGCAGAGCGCTTAATACTGCGCTCTGCCGCCAAAAGCGGTCAGGTGACGTAGGTGGTCACCCGGACGTGCGACGGCCGCCGCGGCGTCGAGCCGAATCCGAATCGCACCGGCGGGACGATCGGACGCAGCGGGCCCTGGTCGACGCCCTCCCACTCCACCTGCGCCGCGACCACCGCGTGCTCGTCGAGGGCGCAGTAGCGCTCCTCGCGGCCGTTGCCGGCGGTGCCGATCGTGCGCACGCCGGGACGCAGCAGTCGCGCGAACGGGTTGACCAGCAGGCACCAGCGGCGGCTGCGGGCGATGCGGCGCGGCACGAGCGCGAGCAACCGTCCGATCCCGGTGCGCGACCCGACCGCGAGCGTGAGGCGCAGCGACGCGCACGTCACCGTCCAGGTCGCGCCGTCGCGGACGAGCGTCGTCGCCTCGACCCGCACCTCGTCGAAGCCGTAGGTCTCGGCGATGAAGCGGCCGGTCTCCTCGCTCGGCGCGATCAGCACCCGGCGGCCGTCCGCGTGCTCGACCATCAGGTCGGTGATCGGGCCGAACGGGGTGTCGGTCCAGGCGCCGAGGACGACGCGGGTGCCCGTCGCCGTCCCGACGCCACTGATCGTGCCGTCGAAGCGGCCGCCGGTGACGGTCACACCGTCGACGCGCTGGGGCCGGGCAGCGGGTGAGCGCGCAACCGCTCGCTGAACGCGCGGGCGACGGCTCCCGGATCGGCGGCCTCGGTCAGCGCGCGCACCACCACCGCGCGACGCGCGCCCCGCGCGATCACCTCGTCGAGCCGGTCGATCGTCTCGATGCCGCCGATGGCGAACCACGGCCGGTCGTCCTGCTCGGCGGTCGCGTGCGTCAGCAGCTGCGGTCCGGCAGCGGGGCGGCCCGGCTTGGTCGGGGTGACCCACGTCGGCCCGCAGCAGTAGTAGGCGACGCCGTCCTCGGTCCGGGCCGCGTCGGCCTGGTCGGGGGAGTGGGTGGATCGGCCGACGAGCACGTCGGCCCCCACGATCTCGCGGGCGATCGGGACGGGCAGATCGTCCTGGCCCAGATGCAGGACGTCGGCGTCGGCGGCGCGCGCGACGTCGGCACGGTCGTTCACGGCCAACAGCGCCCCGTGCCGGCGAACCGCGATCGCCATGATCTCGAGGGCGGCGATCTCCTCGCGCGCCTCGAGCCCCTTCTCACGCAGCTGGACGACGTCCACGCCGTGACCGAGCACCGCGTCGAGGAAGTCGGTCAGGTCGCCCTGCCGCCGCCGGGAGTCGACGCAGAGGTAGAGGCGTGCGTCGGCGAGTCGCGCCGCGCGGGGGGACACCGGGGTCACCCCGGCGAACCTAC is a window of Jatrophihabitans endophyticus DNA encoding:
- a CDS encoding SMP-30/gluconolactonase/LRE family protein; translation: MPLPPLRLLPLPAPGPEDVVVDHDGMLLTGVADGRVLRGDPVTGEWRTVADTGGRPLGLEPCPDGSILCCDSRRGLLRIGPAGDVEVLVGEVGGVALNFASNVARDDDGTIYFSASTRRYDLEHYLGDLLEHSGTGRLFRLRPDGTLDTLLDGLDFANGVVLAPDRASVVVAQTAGYCVTRYWLTGPKAGTSEPLIANLPGFPDNMALGSDGLLWVSLPTGRNPLLDRLLPLPGVLRQLTWLLPERARPTPRPTVWALALSWDGEIVHDRQGDHDDFRFVTSAVEHDGTVYLGSLTAGAVAAFEL
- the thiE gene encoding thiamine phosphate synthase, which codes for MTPVSPRAARLADARLYLCVDSRRRQGDLTDFLDAVLGHGVDVVQLREKGLEAREEIAALEIMAIAVRRHGALLAVNDRADVARAADADVLHLGQDDLPVPIAREIVGADVLVGRSTHSPDQADAARTEDGVAYYCCGPTWVTPTKPGRPAAGPQLLTHATAEQDDRPWFAIGGIETIDRLDEVIARGARRAVVVRALTEAADPGAVARAFSERLRAHPLPGPSASTV